Proteins co-encoded in one Arthrobacter globiformis genomic window:
- the xerD gene encoding site-specific tyrosine recombinase XerD, producing the protein MSTDTAAPEESPATAAPKPVDGVETAPPDRPRTAIDRGVTDYLQHMGVERGLAVNTLSAYRRDLARYSAYLAGQGLSSPADITRHHVTGFAQALSDGADGGTALGVRSAARTVVAVRGLHRFWALEGTTTADPASDVHPPMPGKRLPKAITVDEVTRILEAAGTDTATGLRDRALLEFLYSSGARISEAVGLDVDDLSVQAAESGPAIVRLFGKGSKERLVPLGSFAARALDAYLVRGRPLLAGKGKGTPALFLNARGGRISRQSAWTILKAAADKANITKDVSPHTLRHSFATHLLEGGADVRVVQELLGHASVTTTQVYTLVTADTLREVYAAAHPRALG; encoded by the coding sequence ATGTCCACGGACACGGCGGCACCGGAAGAATCTCCGGCCACGGCGGCACCCAAGCCGGTAGATGGCGTGGAAACGGCGCCGCCGGACCGGCCCCGCACCGCGATTGACCGCGGCGTGACCGACTACCTCCAGCACATGGGCGTCGAACGGGGCCTCGCAGTAAACACCCTGTCCGCGTACCGCCGCGACCTCGCCCGCTATTCGGCCTACCTCGCCGGGCAGGGCCTCAGCAGCCCGGCTGACATCACCCGCCACCACGTGACGGGCTTTGCCCAGGCACTCTCCGACGGCGCCGACGGCGGCACTGCGCTGGGGGTGCGTTCCGCGGCGCGGACCGTAGTGGCGGTCCGGGGACTGCACCGCTTTTGGGCGCTGGAAGGGACGACGACGGCGGACCCCGCCAGCGATGTCCACCCGCCAATGCCCGGCAAACGGCTGCCCAAGGCCATCACCGTGGATGAAGTCACCAGGATCCTGGAAGCCGCCGGTACTGATACGGCAACCGGCCTCCGGGACCGGGCGTTGCTCGAATTCCTGTACTCCTCCGGTGCCCGGATCAGTGAAGCCGTAGGCCTAGACGTCGACGATCTCTCGGTGCAGGCGGCCGAATCCGGGCCGGCCATCGTTCGGCTGTTTGGAAAGGGCTCCAAGGAACGCCTCGTGCCGCTCGGCTCATTCGCGGCCCGTGCCCTCGATGCGTACCTGGTGCGGGGCCGCCCCCTGCTAGCGGGGAAGGGCAAGGGCACCCCGGCGCTGTTCCTCAACGCCAGGGGCGGGCGCATCAGCCGGCAGAGCGCCTGGACCATCCTGAAGGCTGCGGCGGACAAGGCCAACATCACCAAGGACGTCTCCCCGCACACACTCCGGCACTCCTTCGCCACCCACCTGCTCGAAGGCGGAGCCGATGTCCGCGTGGTCCAGGAGCTGCTCGGGCATGCCTCGGTGACCACCACGCAGGTGTACACACTCGTTACCGCCGACACGCTGCGGGAAGTCTACGCCGCTGCGCATCCCCGGGCACTGGGATGA